One part of the Pseudochaenichthys georgianus unplaced genomic scaffold, fPseGeo1.2 scaffold_768_arrow_ctg1, whole genome shotgun sequence genome encodes these proteins:
- the LOC117444253 gene encoding homeobox protein pnx-like, translated as MITSLTDLIIHFLSLLESPPHRDEGRDLLSPEEEEEGDEGEEAPYLGRKRLHSPKKSRRIRTAFSLEQLHLLELSFRRSHYLSVFERQNISALLQLSETQVKIWFQNRRTKRKKERQLKGPENEEEHGYMNSFSPLTGNQMFYPQIHMFSPLSFHQQHYYA; from the coding sequence ATGATAACTTCATTAACTGATCTAATCATTCATTTCCTTTCCCTTTTAGAATCTCCCCCCCACAGAGATGAAGGCAGAGATCTCCTCAGccctgaggaagaggaggaaggtgATGAAGGTGAGGaggctccatatctggggaggAAGAGGCTCCACAGCCCGAAGAAGAGCCGCAGGATCCGCACGGCCTTCAGCCTGGAGCAGCTGCACCTCCTGGAGCTCAGCTTCAGACGCAGCCACTACCTGTCGGTGTTCGAGAGGCAGAACATCTCCGCGCTGCTGCAGCTCTCTGAGACCCAGGTGAAGATCTGGTTCCAGAACAGACGCACCAAGAGGAAGAAGGAGCGGCAGCTGAAGGGTCCGGAGAACGAGGAGGAACACGGGTACATGAACAGTTTCTCCCCGCTCACCGGTAACCAGATGTTTTACCCTCAGATCCACATGTTCTCCCCGCTCTCTTTCCATCAGCAGCACTATTACGCATGA